CCGAAGAACATGGTGGACGCAATCTGGGAGTGCGCCCCATGGAAATGCTGCTGCTGGGCATGGGAGGCTGCACCGAGTTCGATGTTATCCATATTCTCAGGAAAAGCCGCCAGGATGTGCGTTTCTGCGAGGTGGAAATCGAAGCCGAGCGGGCGGATACGGAACCCAGGGTGTTCACCCGCATCCATGTGCATTTCCGCGTGGCAGGCAAGGCTCTGACGGAGAAAGCTGTAGGCCGGGCCGTGAGCCTGAGTGCTGAAAAGTATTGCTCCGCCTCCATCATGCTGGGTGAGACGGCAACCATCACCCATGACTTCGAGTTGCTGGAGCTGGACTGATGCCCCGGCCTTCCCTGGGTTATGGCATGCGTCATGTGGCGCTTTATGTTCGTGATCTGGCGGCTTGCGAGCAGTTCTATGTCGAACTGCTGGGAATGCAGGTGGAGTGGCGCCCCGACGATGCCAACGTCTACCTGAGTTCAGGGGGCGATAACCTGGCCCTGCACCAGGCGGGTGATCTGCCCGGGGACGA
This sequence is a window from Thiolapillus brandeum. Protein-coding genes within it:
- a CDS encoding OsmC family protein codes for the protein MKAKVKWVDGALMLGESGSGHVVVMDGPEEHGGRNLGVRPMEMLLLGMGGCTEFDVIHILRKSRQDVRFCEVEIEAERADTEPRVFTRIHVHFRVAGKALTEKAVGRAVSLSAEKYCSASIMLGETATITHDFELLELD